A single Candidatus Dormiibacterota bacterium DNA region contains:
- a CDS encoding NUDIX domain-containing protein has translation MSTNMTLEVKVHKAQTSILRELLFVLEAGYAELQKPTGLTSDHFNFHIARLVEIGLVEKVGRGRYKLTHKGKEYANKLDTDNKTIERQPKVAVLLAIEREMNGRQELLFQQRTKNPYYGYWGFPTGKIRWGETIVRAAERELDEETKLSAEYRVCGLYHEHTYIEGQEEAMEDKMFFVVHCTNPTGELMEKFEGGLNKWMTADEARKLEKRYTSFETELEMILGSKGAFVEEQHHYTKDEF, from the coding sequence GTGAGTACAAATATGACTCTAGAAGTTAAGGTCCATAAAGCCCAAACAAGTATTTTGCGCGAACTACTGTTCGTATTGGAGGCCGGCTATGCGGAGCTGCAAAAGCCCACCGGCCTGACCAGTGATCATTTTAATTTCCATATCGCCCGTCTAGTGGAGATCGGTTTGGTAGAAAAGGTCGGCCGTGGCCGCTACAAGCTAACCCACAAGGGCAAGGAGTATGCCAATAAGCTCGATACTGATAATAAGACGATTGAGCGTCAGCCCAAGGTGGCGGTGCTGCTCGCAATCGAGCGGGAGATGAATGGTCGGCAAGAGCTGCTATTCCAGCAGCGCACCAAGAACCCTTACTACGGCTACTGGGGGTTCCCGACCGGTAAGATTCGCTGGGGCGAGACTATCGTACGTGCTGCCGAGCGTGAGCTAGATGAAGAAACCAAGCTTTCTGCCGAGTACCGTGTATGCGGCTTGTATCATGAGCATACTTATATTGAAGGCCAAGAAGAGGCAATGGAAGACAAGATGTTCTTCGTGGTTCATTGCACGAACCCTACAGGGGAACTGATGGAAAAATTCGAGGGTGGACTAAATAAATGGATGACGGCCGATGAAGCTAGAAAGCTAGAGAAGCGCTACACTAGCTTTGAAACTGAGCTGGAAATGATTTTAGGTTCCAAGGGCGCATTCGTAGAAGAACAGCATCACTACACCAAAGACGAATTTTAA
- the holA gene encoding DNA polymerase III subunit delta yields the protein MIFFFYGPNSFAARQQIARLKSEYLKKTASEFGVEKIEGKEVKMQDLLSALQAAPLLTTSRLVIIEDLAQNKQLAEKIGQITQAVSPTTVAVFYDSNADQRTSYFKHLSAGSKAIKFHPLSGSQLQQWVKREAQASGAEIDGPAILKLIETAGEDQWRLQGEIIKLAGLDPKITVESIAKLVVPNQNESIFDLVENMTAGRVPKAMSLYRQLRSELVSEMYILSMIIWQLRNLLLAKTAGNVSAQTLSKNSGMSPFVAGKMLSRQLNISEEALRWAFLQSVETDYEIKTGAGDAETMIERLIYNVAEKVRV from the coding sequence ATGATTTTTTTCTTTTATGGACCGAATAGTTTTGCAGCCAGGCAGCAGATTGCCCGCTTAAAGTCTGAATATTTAAAAAAGACTGCCAGTGAGTTTGGTGTAGAAAAAATCGAAGGCAAAGAGGTTAAGATGCAAGATCTACTCTCTGCCCTCCAAGCCGCTCCTTTGCTTACCACTAGCCGCCTGGTAATCATTGAAGACCTCGCCCAAAATAAACAACTTGCCGAAAAAATAGGGCAAATAACCCAGGCTGTTTCACCCACAACTGTAGCGGTGTTTTATGACTCTAATGCTGATCAGCGGACTTCATATTTTAAGCATCTGTCGGCTGGTTCTAAGGCGATCAAATTCCATCCCTTGAGCGGTTCGCAGCTGCAGCAATGGGTAAAGCGTGAGGCCCAGGCCAGCGGCGCCGAGATAGACGGCCCCGCCATTTTGAAATTGATCGAGACTGCCGGCGAAGACCAGTGGCGGCTGCAGGGGGAGATTATAAAACTGGCCGGCCTTGATCCTAAGATCACGGTCGAATCCATAGCTAAGCTGGTAGTACCTAACCAGAATGAATCGATTTTTGATTTGGTAGAAAATATGACAGCCGGCCGAGTGCCTAAAGCTATGTCTTTATATAGGCAGCTGAGAAGTGAGCTCGTCAGTGAAATGTATATTTTGAGCATGATTATATGGCAGCTGCGCAATTTACTGCTGGCTAAAACCGCCGGCAATGTTTCAGCCCAGACGCTGTCTAAAAACAGCGGCATGTCGCCATTTGTAGCGGGCAAAATGCTTTCGCGTCAGTTAAATATTTCAGAAGAAGCTCTGCGCTGGGCGTTTTTACAATCTGTAGAAACCGATTACGAAATAAAAACAGGCGCGGGGGATGCCGAAACTATGATTGAGCGTCTAATATATAATGTAGCCGAAAAAGTCAGAGTTTAA
- the mutM gene encoding bifunctional DNA-formamidopyrimidine glycosylase/DNA-(apurinic or apyrimidinic site) lyase has protein sequence MPELPEVETIKRGLDAEIAGQTIAEARALWAKSFPDAKKAIGHKVKSLDRRGKVLIMNLNRDMSLMFHLKMTGQLVLQKKGGQRFAGGHPTASMEHNLPDKSTRAVFTFKNGDKLFFNDQRKFGWIKLVETAHVNLDKLLVRMGPEPLGSAFTPDVLTREFKSHARAPVKAVILDQSTVSGVGNIYADESLHLAKIHPARLAGSLKSAEVKRLHIAIKAIIKLGIKHGGTSFTHYVNALGKQGDYLQYARVFRRQGKPCPVCATEIVKTRVAGRGTHYCPKCQKLGVK, from the coding sequence ATGCCGGAGTTACCTGAAGTCGAGACAATTAAACGCGGGCTTGATGCAGAGATTGCCGGCCAGACTATAGCCGAGGCTAGGGCGCTGTGGGCTAAGAGTTTTCCTGATGCCAAAAAGGCCATCGGCCATAAGGTTAAATCGCTGGATCGCCGCGGTAAAGTACTAATTATGAATCTGAACCGCGATATGAGCCTTATGTTCCACCTTAAAATGACAGGCCAACTAGTGCTGCAGAAAAAGGGTGGTCAGCGGTTTGCTGGTGGGCATCCGACCGCCAGCATGGAGCACAATTTACCCGATAAAAGCACGCGAGCTGTGTTTACATTCAAAAACGGAGACAAGCTGTTCTTTAACGACCAGCGAAAGTTTGGCTGGATCAAGCTGGTAGAAACGGCTCATGTGAACCTAGATAAACTGTTGGTACGGATGGGTCCGGAGCCGCTCGGCAGCGCATTTACACCCGATGTGCTAACACGCGAGTTTAAAAGTCACGCTCGTGCACCCGTTAAAGCTGTAATACTCGATCAATCGACCGTCAGCGGAGTCGGCAACATTTATGCTGATGAATCTCTGCATTTGGCCAAGATTCACCCTGCCCGCCTGGCCGGTTCACTAAAATCGGCTGAGGTTAAGCGCCTCCACATAGCCATTAAAGCTATTATCAAGCTTGGCATTAAACACGGCGGCACCAGCTTTACACATTACGTGAACGCGCTGGGCAAGCAAGGGGATTATCTGCAGTATGCGCGAGTGTTTAGGCGCCAAGGCAAGCCTTGCCCCGTGTGCGCGACAGAGATTGTTAAAACCAGGGTTGCAGGGCGCGGTACGCACTACTGCCCCAAATGCCAGAAGCTGGGAGTAAAATAG